Part of the Rhizophagus irregularis chromosome 11, complete sequence genome, aaatatctttataacaataaacttTATAGAAGAAGTCTGCAGgttcaatatcataaaatcgaattaaaggaataaatttGTGCAATTCTCTTTTAATATCTGTAATATCTTCACTGCTCCACTTTGTTAGATCATTCTCCATATTTTGATGAACAAAACACCACTTCAGCAAATACTCCCAAATTTCAATCTCATCTAAATTCAAATCATCCCTTTTTAACAACAACTCTAATAATGGAgctttcaaattaataaaattttcagaattaaacaaaattttaggtTCTTTACAAACTTTTTCAAGACAgaaattccataaatcagTAAATGCTTCATGTTGATAAACGGTTTCAAGAATTTCAGTTGGATTTTGATGTAAAAATTCAGTTTGGTGATCAATCAAAAACTCTTGAATATGTGAAATCAATGAATTGATGTTGAGCTCGTCAACTGCTACCAATAATTTCAATACGTCGGAACCttgtaatttttctaattcaatatttccacaataaataaacctaaatataataataattagaaatattttattttattaataaaaaaaattattataaatcacctaagaatgatattaaataattgtggtgaaatatttggttttctgaatataaattttccatcTCTTTTTTCAGcccattcattagaaaatgcaGAACGAAAGTATTGGGACCTAATgcacaaaatatttgaatgagcatgaatttctttgatatttgGTTCTTCTCCggcataaataataacatcataTCCAATTTCTGTTTCAAAAAGTCTTTCATAATCGTTAGATAACTCtgtcaaaaattttgaagtcatttttattattataaaataatgaaaaaatagaataaataattgaagCTGGTTCCTTGTTACccttatttatacaattttatgaTGATCGTAACactaaatttctaaaataaaaagcaaTTAAATACTGcggttataatataaaaaaaaaaatgttgcaattttattaataacaaaatatgaaATGTTTATATAGTACATAATTAGGGATGCTAACGATCTGGATCGCGGTCCACCAGTCCAGTCCTAGGACTGGACTGATTAGAACCGATCGTCTTAATAGGATTATAGGACCGATCAAAAAAACTATCTTTTTGGTAAATTAGCAAGCTGATTAACAATTTATTGactaatttgttaaaatatgatCGGTAAACTATTAACTGATTTGTCAACAAcataacaaaaacaaaaatggctatataaataaataatttttttttgtttacctTTATaagaacaagaaaaaaatttttttgtttacagTAAAATAagcaagaaataatttttttttttgttaaagtaAGCAAATTAGTGAACGCTCTTACTGctaattgcaaaaatattgGACCACCcaatatgaattttttcataCGCATGTGGTCGTAATCGATTGGCAgcaattctggccaaatttataattctggcctggattaaaaatatttcctaatatgaaacctatatatatattgccGGTGACTAAACTTTTATCCGATTTCACGTGACTTTATGAACAAATAATACATTACGCAAATTTCCATATTAGGAAAtattaattccggccggaattataaattttcagaattttttttataggaccGCAGTCCAGACTGCAGTCCTATAGGACTGATTAGTTGATCCCAGTCCTCATACCAACGAAGGACGGACTGAACTGGACCGGTAACATCCTAAGTacatttctatttatttattttttgataattcttaGATTCTATAAGAATGAATAGTAACGATACTTTAGAATGATTTGAAATAGTATTTAGcattttcttcaatatatttaatatcgtaAATTGGTTACGCGTAAATTTATtatcctttattataagttattcacatcaatatttttgttaatttttgatataataccGTATAGCACTGCCTTAAAATACCAGGAACTGGCGAAATAAATCACGTTAGAAGACAAGATTAAACTGGAAGAACTTCAAAATATCCCTTTGGCGAAACTTCCCTCATGCGAAATGACCTCGGCAAAATGTGTTTCGGCGAAATAGActtcggcgaaatgtaccgtaaccCCAGTAAGTATAACTACATTGTAATTGGTGCCGATCAGGGAATAAATTGTATTTCAGACAAAAAAGATTATCCAAAGTCATGCGCGAAGATCTGGTACAAAATCtcgaaactttaaatttaaggGTATCAGGACTTTTCACCGAAGTTTATTTCACCGAAatccatttcgccgaagcaATTTCGCCGAAGGAATGTTTCACCGAAGTGGCATTTCACTGAATGCCATTTCCCCGAATGGACCTTTTACCGAATggccatttcgccgaaggacatttcgccgaaggatatgaaatttttcagttttccttttcttttttataagaCAAACGAATTGTTTACACATTACAAGTTgcgtttgtttattttattttaattacagtagaggaaaattaattttatttagtaatttcaTCTTACTCACCAATTTTACGAAACATTTGTATTGATTAATGAATTATGTTAATCACCAATATTTTCAGCGAAATGTCCTTCGACAAAGGGGAAAAGGATTCGTCGAAATGTCTATTCGACAAAACGCCCATTCGACGAAATATCACTTCGGCGAAACTTCCCTCATGCGAAATAATTTCGGCAAAATGGGTTTCGGCGAAACAGACTTCGGCAAAACGTACCGTAATCCCAGTAAGTATAACGATCAGGGAATAAATTGTATTTCTAAACAAAAAAGATTATCCAAATCATGCGCGAAGGATCTGGTACAAAATCTCGAAACTTTAAATCCCAATGTTACGCAGTACAAGAATGTGAAAACTTTTATCGTAATTGAGCAGTATTCGGCAGTGATCTATaattaacggttaattaacATTCACCCCAAAAATTACACATTTTAGTGTTAGAAAcattattaacataattaaattaggttcgataaaaaacttttttttttctttaataagtttttatgAATAGAAAGATGTGACACGTTgcgataattaattttgaaaaatttttatttgaatcgtaacatgaaaatataatatattataaaagatttgttgaaaaaaaaatattaaaaaaaatattatcataataaaaattattaataaataaataaattaaaagaatttataacaTAACAAAAGACAAATTACAAAGATAAAAGAAACCATTTATTTTTGCGGATAATAAACTGTGCTATAATTTACTTCGCATGCCTGATGGCAATACGTATTCCCTCCAAAATGAGTGTCAAAAGTACAATGAGCAAATATATCCATTACAAGTGTGACTTGCCCTCCTGGAGGGGGAAACCTCGAAGCGTCAAAAATGTCAGTACGCGTGTAATCAATTTCTCCTTCATAATATTTGTCACAATCCACTGGTGCATAGTATGATAAGCAATCATTTGGATCTGCGGAATTATCCTCAAAGTAACCATTTACCCATTGACGGCCTTTCCAAACAGTAGCAATCGGGTCGCGTGggttatttgtataaaatttataatcaccaaTGATCATTGGCCCCTGTTGCAAACAACAAGGCAAATAGTCAGGATCTGAAACTCTTTGCGGACCATGTACGGTTACTTCGATCTGATTACTTTGCGTAAATTTAACGTCTGTAAtgttaatatctttttattacgATAAAATAgcatttaagtaaaaaaaaaaatagatggtTATTAACAACGCTATCTTGTGCAAGAATAAAAATCGTTCTTAGATAGCTTACCTGTGCAATCATTAATATAACCCCAAGCAAAGGCATTGGAGAACGTATTGagaaatacaataataaacaCGATATATTTCATGATTGATGAATTGTTTGTATAATGGAATTAGAGGGAACTGtggttatatttatatatcagaaaaattcagattttaattttgtgctaaataaatttgggaatattttgatttcattttgatataatttaataacgtGTATTATTACACGCTCATTAGGATTGTGCGGAATTCATTGTACCGATATTTTTGTTATCATGCccgatatttttaatgatcgacaatataattatattagcaCACGCACTAATCCTAATATCacgtataataatattgttattgaaCGGGGCTATATCGGCCTTCGGCCGATATTTTGACGCCCCGTTCAATAACATACAATTATTAGACTTGCTAATCCTTCAAAGAGCCCTGTTTAGAAAGAactgaagaaaaataaaaacagaATGAATATGAGAATTTAGAGATGCACCTATACTAGCAATGTTTTATTAGTAGGAATATATCAGTTGTAATACTAATTAACATCTGAAAGGAAATTGGAAGTGTAGAAAATGCCGATCTTATATTACACGTGGTAGTGTATAACTAATAAAGTAActaatatcatattaaattaaaaaaataaagtttgaaCATTATCCATTACACCATCTCAATTCATTTAAGGCAGCACACGCTTACATAGGTATGGTTTAtcattatcctttttttttgtaataccaatttttatatCACCCAAtggaaaaagaattaaagaagCCACCATATTTGATAGGAAAGTCCAGTAAAATtggatcaaaaatttttaatatttttttctttttttttttaataatttgtatatttaaatattttttttcaaaaacttaatagttaaaaagtttcaaatatataattactaaaaaaattaaaaaaaaataaaagataaaataagtaaagttatttcattttcaatgCTGTGCCGTGAAAATCATGCATGATATTCCAACAGTAACTCCGTAAAGAATCAAATACGATCatctgattttaataaaattacatcatagATATCCTTGTTAGTAAAAATTCAGTCATATTGGTATCACCATATCTTCTAATGGCATCTTACATATGGAAAGCCATCCTTGACAAAAGGTTGATGTCCAAACAtcatgaaatataatatttagacATCATGATGGtatgtctagacatcatgtttGATATATGTAGGATGATGTTTGTACATTATTTAACATAATGTGAAAGACATCAACCgacatgatgtctagacatcatgctga contains:
- a CDS encoding uncharacterized protein (SECRETED:cutsite_AFA-WG; SECRETED:prob_0.5909); SECRETED:SignalP(1-19), coding for MKYIVFIIVFLNTFSNAFAWGYINDCTDINITDVKFTQSNQIEVTVHGPQRVSDPDYLPCCLQQGPMIIGDYKFYTNNPRDPIATVWKGRQWVNGYFEDNSADPNDCLSYYAPVDCDKYYEGEIDYTRTDIFDASRFPPPGGQVTLVMDIFAHCTFDTHFGGNTYCHQACEVNYSTVYYPQK